Part of the Triticum aestivum cultivar Chinese Spring chromosome 4D, IWGSC CS RefSeq v2.1, whole genome shotgun sequence genome is shown below.
ACCTCGTCGTCCACCCCTTGTGGTGCCGTAAACCCTCCCGGGATCCTTCAATCGGCCGTCGGATCAATGTCGGTCGCGGGTGGGGCAGACGACGGCTTCATTTTCTACAACTGGTCGGATGGGCACTGATCGACCGGGCATGGAGGAGGGGACACATCCTTCTCGAGGCCCACACCATCCTTGTCCGGAACTCTCTGTGCCGCTGCTTCCCTCTCACGCTGCTTCCGTCGCTATCCGGGTGATGTTCTTCGGCCAGCTCGGCGCCATGGACGGGAGCCTACATGGACTATGCCGAGGCAACATCCGTGGCGTCGGTTTGGGACGGGGTACCCGACGAGGACATCTAACGCGGTGGGTCGGGTGGCGGCACGGATGGGGGAGCAATGGTAGACAGACACGAGAGGAGTGCGGTAAATTTGCTGGAGTAGTCAATTTGTTCAAATTATGGTGGGTCTGTCTGATCCGATATGGCGGTGCGGTACGGCGCATCCAGGCCTCCTTATATACGTCCAAGATTTAGGATGGATATATGAAAATGTGCCGGTCAGCCTGAACATATAAGGCCGGTTAGAGGAGCTCGTCTAGGTCGGCATTTTGTGAGAGGTACCTGCCCGTCCAGCGGGGGTTTGGGGCTTCTCTCGATCGGAGACACGGCGGCCACCATGAAGCAAAGTCGCTAGCTGCTGTGGAAGATCTTGGTTGTCATCTTGAACATGCGTGTAAACGGGATGACTTGGATCACCAGCCGAGGCTGCTTGCACTCGCACTGCTGCTCCTTCAGCCTTCAGATTTGGAGCGCGAACTAGCAAGTGGCACATAACTGGTGGTACCAAAGTGGCAGCAGATTCATGCCAAAGATACTGTAGCGTGTTTAACATTCTGCATATGTGCAGATTCATAGCTCCTGCGCCTTCTCCGCTAGATGCTCGCTGCCAGTGCCAGCCTCTGCATGTTGGGTGGTCTCTGGCCACCCACTCTACTCACACCCACACGAGCCCGTAGTGAACCGTACCCTCCAAGTTTACAACATGCTTGTGACACCTGACACGTACTAGTAGTTCCGTTTGCCAAATTGGACATGTGGCATCCCGTGTCTGTCCCAACACGCGAGCCTCATCACGTCTCCTGTTGCCACTCCATTTTTCTAGGGatgtcttgttgctatgcatcaacatTGTTTATGTGATCTTGCTCTTTAACACCTCTGCTAAGAAGTGAGAGCCTTACTGAAAAGGAGAGAGGGAAGGCAGTCAATTTCCACCCAGGGGAACTTGGTTACCAATAATACTACACGTACAGGATGATTCATACAAAGAGTTACAGGGAGGGAACAATAAGTCCTCTGCTCGTTCGCAGCGCTGCAGGCCATCCACATGGAGGTAGATTCAGAGTTCAGACGAGTGGGCATGAGTGTGCGACAGCGACACAGTTGCATTTGCTAGCATGAATGCCGGAGTTATtggctgctgctgcctccatctACCCGGCCCGCATGTCGTCAAGAAATCAAGTGCACCGGGTCCCTGGCCGGCCGGCCGGAACGAGGAGATCACGGCGAGGCCACGGCGCCGATAAATCGAGCGGTTGAAACCTTACAGTCAGTCACAGTTCTCACGTTTCTGGCACCTTTCCTGAATGTGCATGTTCGAACACGGCAAGGCTCGTTTCTCTCCTGGGAATCGCTGTTCGACATGCGTGCGTGTGAGCCCTTCTGCAGCGCGTAGAGAGCCGGGCCTGTCGatcagccacgcacgcacgcatcaAAGTGCGGAGCATCGTGCCTGCCCGCGTACGTACGTACGTGGTGCGACCGGGCACGTCACGATGTCTGGCTCACGCCTTCGCCgcctccccccacccccgcccgcTATAACAGTTCACCCCCGGCCTCACCAACCCCCCACCCCAGCTCACTCCCACACAGCCACTTTACTTCCTCCACTCTTCAAGTCACATCGGCAGCTGCTAGCCAAGTAGCCAAGGCAAGGAAGTGATCGAGGAAGAGGGAGCGAAGCGGCGTCCCTCATGGCGGCGAAGGCGGTGCAGTGgccggtgatggtggtggtggtgatgatgggggCGGCGGTGGCTAGCGTGGGAGCGGACATGGACGCGGACCGGAGCGAGTGCGCAGAGCAGCTGGTGGGGCTGGCGCCGTGTCTGCAGTACGTGCAGGGGCAGGCGCGGTCGCCGGCGCCGGACTGCTGCGGCGGGCTGAGCCAGGTGCTGGACAAGAGCCCCAAGTGCCTGTGCGTGCTGGTCAAGGACAAGGACGACCCCAACCTGGGCATCAAGATCAACGCCTCCCTCGCGCTCGCCCTCCCCTCCGCCTGCGGCAACACCAAGGCCAACGTCTCCCACTGCCCACGTACGTCTCCCTCCTACTCCTACCTACTACCTAGACCCTAGTACATGCATATCACCGACCTCGTCGTCGACCAACCCCCCGCCGCGCCGTCGTGTCACGTTCCACAGCACAAATGGTATACGTCGCGTGGCTGTATTTTGGAGGGACGTCGCGTGCAGGGTTAGCTAGAGATGCCTTGTGGCTTGTTCGGTCTGGCCCGTGACATGGCCGGCCGCATCACGACTTAGACGCCACTGGCACCCGTCGCCGTCCCAAATTACTTCCCTTTCTTTACAAAACCCGGCACACTGGCACCAACCTATACAGCTAGGCTGTCGATCTATTATGGGAGCCCGTTTCGTTTCTTCATTTTGTACCGAGATGAACTGAACTACTGAAGCACTACTGACTATTGGCTATACTTTGTGTGTGCAGAGCTGCTGCACCTCCCTCCGAACTCCAAGGACGCCGCCATCTTCAGCCCCGGCGGCGACAAGGGCACCGCTGCAGCTCCAGGTGACTGAGCCTTCCGTTTCCTTAGCTCCACTCTTCTCCTCCTGTTGATTCATTAGCACGGTGAAAACTACGTACGGTACATCGAGCGTAACTCGGCGAAAGATGTTTGAACCATAGCCCATGTGCTTGTTGCCATCAATGGCGCTTTTCACAGACCTTTTACCttgccgtaacgtacgtgtgtcTGGAAATTAATCAAGCCGGTTACTCATTGCTCCTGCAACACTGATGTCCCTCCGTAGTCCTGCTGCCTGTCACTCTGTCGATCTAACAACAATCACCGGTTTCGCTTTCCTCGCAGCCAAGGACAACACGGCGTCGACGGCCAACTCCCGCGCGCAGCAGGCGGCCAGCGCCGGCACCGCCTCCTCGACAGCGACCGCCGGCGTCGCACTGGCGGCGTTGCTCGCCGGCTACCTTGCGCTACTCCTGCCCGCGGACTTCCTGGCCACCGCCGCCACCTTCTAGTCCATCTCCGTACGTGCGCGTCTGTCTCCTCCCCCCTATGGCGCCACCGAAGATCGATCAGGAGCAGGGGAGCCAGGAACCAGTGACTGTGTTTGGGAGAATGAAATGCCTCGAGTACGATCGATCATGCATGTTATAGTATGTGATAGAGATGGTAGTGGACTAGTGGTGGTAGTGGTTGGTTTGTTGGTGTTGTATTGAACCTATGTTTTTCGCTGTATGGATATGACGCAATAATTCCACACTTACGGATGCAGCTATGGATGACGTATCGACCTGACCTTTGCTTTCCGTTGATGTTTGTGAGAAAGCGCCTGTGATTTGGTGAGGCACTGAGGCACTTGATCGATCGATCGCTTCAAGCTTTTCGTTCTGATGATGGTCGTTGGGTTCGGGgcttattttctactccctccgatccataatcATAATAAGTGGCGTAGCTTTGAACTAATTAAGTTTAGCCTTCGATTAAAACTACGACAAttattttggatcagagggagtagttTTTTCAGGTAGATACACTAACAGTCACTGAAATTGAGCTCAAAGTATAGTACGGGTCACCGGACTTCGGAATACGCGTCATCATATACACAAAGCGATGATTATACCGTCACTGACTCATCGTAGAGCATGgtattgcactctgttgaccggttAAATAGTTTATGTAGCAAATATTGCAAGGGTTCCACCCGTCAGTGTGTGAAAGAAATAAATTAGCGGAAAAAAAAACTTCGGTGCAgagaatctctactcctaatggacgacttgGTAGTCTCTGCTTCGTACCGGTTTTTTTCGTCTCAACCTCCCCACCTTCGCATGGTATTTTTTCGTCCCACCAGTCTCCCCTCCCATGCAGCCAAAAAGACCCAGGAAGGAGCCCCGTCCAACGCGGACTGGAACGATGCTCCGCTCGATCTATTCGCTACATCCATCGTCCTCCTCCCcacttccttcttcctcctcccgcgattcccccaaccccgccgccgacctcctctgCCCATTGCCcatgaccccccccccctccaaccCCGCTGTCGACCTCCTCTCCccacgaaccccccccccccccccccgaccccgcCACCTAACTAGCGGCGTGCTAGGGTTAGCGCCGGCGCCGTCACCAGCCCCACCCGCCCATCAACCCCTCCCAGGACGGCTGCTGGTTTTGGTGCTTTGCCATCGTGATGCCCACTAGCTCTCACTTTTTGCCAACGCATGCCGTTTGTTCCTCTGCGGCTGCCACTTCGCTGCAACCACTCTGCCATTTCATAAAGAACGTGAAGGCAAGGCTCCATTCAAGGGAGCGCGGCTAGCGACTAGACCCTGTAGGTGGACGCGATCTTGAGCAGCGAAGAGCAGATGCTCCGACAAGATGAGCGTGATTGCAGGCAACTGTTACACATGTTGGGTTTGCTGACGAGATTTCTGTCTCGAAAGGCGAGCCTGAGGCCACGGCAACGTAAACCCTCCCGTACAGCGAGTACGAACAACTAGGCAACAGTATAATATTTCAACGACGGGCATGGctacatatttttttcttttggttGAGCACAGTTGTATATTTCTAAAAGGGAATATTTCAATCTGGTTTCTGAATGCACACAATGCAAGGATACTTCAAACAAATGCAAGTATCTTCTATATGAAGGTCATCTGGCATTTGGAAGAGAAGAATGGTGCATACATTAGATCAGTTAAGGTCGCTGGAGTTCGTCAAACAATTATTAATAGGTAAATGATCTCAGTTATGTGTTATTTGTTTTTTCTTCTCATGTGGATGCTACATACTGTAAACTACGCAGTGTACTTGGAGACAATCACCAAGGTCTTTTCTGTACAAACTAATCTAAGCTTTTTCTTTTTCTCAAGTAGATGTTTTATTTTGCTAATTGCTGTGTGACTCTGTGTATAGCCGTTAAACAGAAGTCCTTTGATGTCAGGTGCAATCGATGAAGTTTTTTTTTCTATGTCAGATGCTCTTGTTTAGTGGGACGCTATGCAGAGTTTGGTGAATGGTGCCGCTACTGCAGCTCATTGGTTCTAGCCCGACATTCAGCTCTCAGTGGATGTCAGTCAGGGACAGGATGATCACCATCCAGATTTTGACACCGTGTTTTCTCTTTCTAATCTACTACTATAGCAATTAGTAGCAGCCGCATGTGGAAAGGTTTGGCACTTCAAACTACTTCATGAATATTGTGGTCACTGAAACCTGCTTGGAAATTATATAGCAGTGTAATTTGTAGTGGAGTTACCAATTCACCGTTGATAAATGTACAATGTAAAGGCAAATAATCTTTTTGTATGTTTATATGCACGCGATCAGGCAAGAGGGCCCTGCCTCTGAACGCCCACTTGCTTGATTCCGAATGCAATATTTCATTTTTTTTCGCTCTtataagttgtggatgcataaccTAAAATTAAGGGCTATCCAGTTGAGCTTTCATCAACTGTGAGCCAATTGCTTGCTTATTTGACATCTTCGATAGTATGCTGAAAATTACATTTTTCGGTATACTACGTAACAGAGATCATGTTGCATTTCATTGATCTTCCTTGATCATAATGAGTGTACATCTGGCCAATTGATTTATCATTGAATCGGGACAAGTGAAAATGAATGAAAACTATCGGAACAGAGAATTTAGTTAGTTATTTGCACAAACAATCGATTCTTATGTTGTAAGTTTTGCTATAACAGTGGGTAAGAAAATAAATTATGTTCCAACTGGCAGGCATGTAGGACCATCCTATTTAACCCAATGACTAATTTGAGTCTTCATGTTCGTCTGGAAGCTAAGGATAATTTTAACGTCTGGAAGCTAATTTGAGTCTTCATGTTCGTCTGGAAGCTAAGTATATTTTTTATTCCATGGCTTCAGGTGTTAGTCGTGTTGGTTCCGTCGTAGGTGTGCGGGCGGCCGCTGGTGGCCTCGCGTGGATCTGAGCCGGCTGCCGTGGGCGGGAAGGTTGGCTGGAGGGATGGGAGGCTTCGATGGTGGTCGAGCCACCCGTCGCCAGCGCAAGGTCGCCGGTCATGGAGACGATCCGCTCATCCTCCCTCCTTTCTCGGCCCAAT
Proteins encoded:
- the LOC123098544 gene encoding non-specific lipid transfer protein GPI-anchored 13, translated to MAAKAVQWPVMVVVVMMGAAVASVGADMDADRSECAEQLVGLAPCLQYVQGQARSPAPDCCGGLSQVLDKSPKCLCVLVKDKDDPNLGIKINASLALALPSACGNTKANVSHCPQLLHLPPNSKDAAIFSPGGDKGTAAAPAKDNTASTANSRAQQAASAGTASSTATAGVALAALLAGYLALLLPADFLATAATF